A window of Desulfuromonas soudanensis genomic DNA:
GATGATTCCCGCTCCGTTGTTGTATGCATTCTCGGAGAATTTCACCGAAAACCAGCGGTCCGAATCCCAGTGATAGCATTCGACGCCCTGGGGGTTGAGTTCCTCCACGGAGGTGTCGAAGTCGGCGAGAAAGCCGCCGATGGGCGTCCCGAGGATCTCGTTGAACCCTTTTTTGACAAGAACGGCAAAGGCCCTGTTGCAGCGCCGGATCCTCCCCGTTTCGTCGATGAGGATCACCAGATCGGCGATCCGGTCCATGCTCTCTTCCCACTCCTGCTTCGCCTTGACGACCTGGGAAAAGACGTCCCTGAGTTCGGTGTGTTTCCTCTCCTGCTCCCCCCTCGCCGATTCAAGCTCGGTTTCGGTCTTTTTGCGATCGGTGATGTCGACAAAAGAAATTACGCTGCAGGCCAGGGAGGGAATAGACCGCGCCGAGACCATCAGGGTGCGGGGGGCCTCTCCCTCCCGGATCAGGGGGATCTCCTCCCGGCCGGAGAGCAAAGCCCCCTCCTCCTGGCAAAACCCGTGGAGTGAAACAATTTTCGCGCGCACCCCGGCAGGAAACATCTCCAACCAAGCTTCGCTCCCCGGAAGGGACGCCGGCGGACGGCCGATCAGCTTCGAAAATTCATCGCTGGCCGCGACAATCTTCATACCGGGATCGAGAATGATCTTCGCACTTGTGGCGCCGGCAAAAACCATCCGGAACATTTCGTCCAGAACCTCTGGCCCCGCCGCTGAATTGATTCTGGTTTCGCCAAGATTCATCGAAAATCCTCTGATTGCCTCCCGGCATCCGCTTCTGAACGAACGGCCGGTCAAAGTTTTGACCTGCCCGCCCGCCTTCCGCCGCCCTGAAGCCTGCCTTTATCCCGGACCCGGAGTTCCTCAGCACGCCCGGGCCAACAGAGCGGCGGGGATCAGGGGAAACTCTTCAATTACCGTGCCACCTCCGCCTTGCCCGATCCTCCCTTTCCCTCCCCCCACGGCCCGTCTCCGCGTTGCCGATCTTGACTCAAATGACCATTGCTGTTATAATTCGCCAAGTTATTTTCCCTGCCGCGCTCCCGGAAAGGACAACGATGGGACAAAACTCGACGTATTGGATGGGACTTCTCTTCTTTACCCTCCTGACGGCTCTGCCGGCCTTCGGCGCCGGGAACAGCAGTTGTCCTCTCCCCCCCACCTCTTCTCCCGCTCTCCACTACGACCGGATAGAGATCCCCTCTCTCGAAGGGGCGCCGGGGACCGTCGCAGAGCCCGACACCTCCCCTTTTACCGATCTCAAGGTTCCGGACGCTCCGCCCGCCCCTCCAGTCGTCGGGTCGACGCCGAAGACCAAGGGTGTATCCCTCCGTTTCGAGACCGCATCCCCCTTCACCCCCTACCTCGGCGCGGCCATCGGTCCTTCCGCCGCCGACGCCACCCCCGCAGGGAGACCGGACTCGGCACCTCCGGAAAACCTCGAGCAATCCTCCGCCTATCTTCTCAGCGCCGGAATCGCCTGTGACCTGAACCGCGGAGCCCGGCTCAACCTCGGCTACCGCTACGCCACACACAGCCTCCCGGAACTGGCCAACCCCCTCGGCCTGGACTCCGATCCGGCCGGCGACGATCATCACATCTCCGTTGGCCTAAAACTGGCTTTTTAATCAGGTTCGGCCCCCAACCCCCCGTCCCACAAAACAAATTTCCCCGGCAAAAAAATAACCCTCCTCTCTTGCAGGTCGAAACAAACCTGCTAATGTGTTTTAGAGTTTTCTCTAACCACAAGGAGGAGGTTGTTATGAAAAGGAAGATTTTGGGGCTGCTGGCGACGCTGCTGGCATCGGCATGTCTGGCTTCGGTGTCCTTCGCCGCCAACGTCCCCTACCTGGGCGTTCAGGTGGGGGGAACCTGGGTGGATGACGCAGACCTCAGTGACGAGACAGGAACCTTTGGCGAAGCCGAATTCGACACGGGCTTCAACGTCGGGGTTACGGGGGGAGTCGACTGCGGGCCGGGGCGTTACGAGCTCGAATTAAACTATCGGCAGAACGATTTTGATAAAATTTCCGTACCAGGTCTTGTCATTACAGGCTTGGATGGCGACATCAGCGCCATCAGTTTTATGGCCAACGCCTTCTGGGACATCCCGACGGGGAGTCCGGTCACACCGTACCTCGGCGGCGGTATCGGGGTCGCAAATGTTTCGATTAATGACCTGGGCGCACCAGGGATTGGACCGATTGCCGACGATGACGATACGGTCTTCGCCTACCAGGTTGGCGCCGGAGTCGCCTTTGAACTCAACCCCAATATGGCCCTCGATCTCGGTTACCGCTACTTTGCCACCTCCGACCCCGAGTTCACCGACGTCGACGGCTTCAAGTTAGAATCGGAATACAAAACCCACAATGCCTCCCTCGGCCTGCGCATCATGTTCTAGGGTTCCAACGTCCACGAAAAAGGCCAGCCGAAAGGCTGGCCTTTTTTCGTGGGGGAGAACCCTGAGGGGTTGATCTTCGTTATGATTTCATCCGGCGAGGAGCGCTCCGACTTGCTTTACAATGAAGAACGGCTCGGCAACGCCGAGATAGGTGAGATTCTCCTCCCGAATCAACGGGGCAAGAGCCGTTCGAAAGCGGTTCCCCCGATCGACGATGACGATCGGCAGGGTCCGTTGAACCTCGCGGACGCGCAGAACCATCTCGCGGATCTCCTCCTGTGCCCCCCAGTTGTTCACCAGCAAAAGATCGCTTCGAGCTTCGGTCTCCCTGTGACTGGAGATCCGGTTGATCGCCTCGATCGGGTCGCTGACCACGACTACCCTGTTCCCGGCAATATGCAGCAAAAAGTTGAGACTGACCGGTTCATCGCTCGGCCGTTCCACCATCAGGATATTTTTTGCCCCCATGGTTCACCTCTTCGTCGACCGTTGCAAAAATGCCTCTCTCTTGTTCTCTTAGAGGAGCAAGGTCGATGCCAGGATGACGTCCAAGACGCAGGGTTGCAATTTTACTGATTTTTTCATCGACTGGCTTCAGAAAAGCTCTCCACGAAGGGTGTAACCGGAGTTGCGCTCGACCCGCGCCGTTGAGCCGAAAGTTCCCCGCCGCTCCCCTTCCCCCGAAAAAATCAGCGGGGCCCAGGTTCTCCTGGGCTCCGCTGATTTTGTGAAATCGGTGTTTACCGGGGGGTGGAGGCGGCCTCCTGGCGCTGGTTCCTTAGACGCTTGCTCAGTGCCGGTCGCGAGATGCCGAGCATTCCGGCGGCGATGGTCTGGTTCCCCTGGGCGCGGCGCATCGCCTCCTCCACCAGCAGGTTGGCCCCCTGGGTCAGGGTCGGCAACCGGTCGCCGTAGGAGATTCCTTCCCGAGCGCCATCGGCTCCCGGGGTCAAAGGTTCGCCGGCGGCCGCATTTGGCGTCAGGCCCATCGCCATCCGGAAGGTCCGGGTCGACAGAATCCTCCCCTGGTGATGACTGACCGCCTCGAAGACCATCGCCCGCAGCTCGCGGATGTTGCCGGGAAAGGGGTGAGTGGCCAGGAGGACGGAGAGTTCCGGGGGGGCGGTCGGCTTCTTCTTGCCGAACTCGCTGGCTGCCTCTTCAAGGAAAAGGTTGAGCAGAAGCGAAATATCGTCGCTGCGCTCCCGAAGAGGAGCGATGTGGATGTGATGGGTGCGAAGGCGGTAGTAAAGATCCTTGCGGAAAGCACCGGAGGCCAGGCGGGCGGTGAGATCGACATTGGTCGCCAGGACGATACGGGCGCCGCTGCGCTTGGGACGATCGCTGCCGACGGGATAGTAGTCTCCTTCCTGCAGCAGGCGCAGGAGCTTGACCTGGGAATTCAGGCTCAAATCCCCGATCTCGTCCAGAAAAAGGGTGCCGCCGCGGGCCTGCTCGACGAGCCCCGGGCGTTCCCGGTCGGCGCCGGTAAAGGCGCCGCGGCTGTGACCGAAGAGGGTGTCGGCAAAGATGGTGTCGTCGAGTCCGGCCACGTTCAACCCGACCCAGGGTTTGCCCGGACGGCCCACCTCATGGACGGCTCGGGCGAAGAGTTCCTTGCCGACCCCACTCTCGCCGGTGATCAGTACCGGCTGGCTGGTGGGTGCCACGGTTTCCAGATAGTGAAAGAGGGACTCCATCTGCCGGTCGCCGGTGAGGATGGCGGCGACGGCGGCGGGGAACTTCAGATCCTTTCGACCCAGACGCGTCTTGAGGATCTGGTTTTCCCGCTGCAGCTGCTGCATGCGTATCGCCCGCTGCACTCCGGCCAGAAGCCGTTCTTCCTCCACGGTCTTGACAAAATAGTCGAAGGCGCCACCCTTCATGCACTTGACCGCCATGTCGACCTGATCCCGACCGGTCAGGATGATCACCGGGATGTCGGGATACTCCGGGGCGATGGTCGCCAGGAGATCGTCCCCGGAGAGGTGGGGCATGGTCAGGTCGAGGAGGACCAGACTGACCGGCTGATGCGCCAGAATCCCCATGACCTCGCGGCTGTCGTGGCAGGTCAGGAGGTTGCCGTAGCCCCCTGAGCGCTCGAGCATCCGGGAGAGGCTGCGGGTCCAGAGAACTTCATCGTCCACCAGCAGAATCGGCAGGGGCGGGGAGGTGCAATTACTCATCGGCGTCATCCTTGGTATTCACGGGGAGGGAAAGGGTCGCGGTGGTCCCCTCGCCGACGGTCGAGTCGTAGCGGAGAGTGCCGCCGTGTTCCTTGACAATGCGGGCGGAGACGGAAAGTCCGAGGCCGGTCCCGCCGTTGTTCCGCCGGGTGGTGAAAAAGGGTTCAAGGATATGGGGGAGATGTTCCGGGGCGATTCCCCGCCCCTGATCCCTGATCTCCAGGAGGTTCATTCCCCGCCCGGGATCGAAGCGGGTGGTCAGGAAGATTCCCCGGTCTTTGGCGTCAAGCGCCTGGCAAGCGTTGAGAAGGAGATTGATGACCACCTGTTCGAGACGCTGGGAGCTGCCAGAGAGCTGGGGCAACCCTTCGCCGTATCTGCAGTCGAAGACCGTGGTGGCGGTGCGGATGGTGCTGGCGACCAGGCGCACCGCCGTCTGAACCGAATCATTGAAATCGAAAGAATCTTTGCAGCCCTGGGGGTCCTGGCGGGCAAAATCCTTGAGATCGACGACGATCCGCCGGATGCGCCCGGCGCTGTCCTCCATCTCCTTCAAGGCCATCGGCAGCTCTTCCCGCATCCGCTCGTATTCCATCCCTCCGAGGGTGAAATTTCTTTCCTTCTCCCAGTGGGCCTCGAGGATCGGTTGGGCATCGGCCCACACATCCGCCAGCAGGGAAAGGTTGAGGATGATCAGGCCGTTGGGGTTGTTGATTTCATGGGCGACGCCCGCCGCCAGTTCGCCGAGGGCAGCCAGACGGCTGTTGCGCAGGGCCTCTTCCCGGAAGGCGAACTTCTCGGTGATGTCGCTGGAGAGCCGGATCACCCCGGTGACCAGGCCGGCGCCGTCGGTGAGGGGAAATGCCTTGACCCCCCAGATCCTGCCGTCGGGTGTCCGATCGAGGGCCTCGGCAGGTTTCCCACTGCGGAAACTCTCGCAGACAGGGCAGAGGAGCGGCCCCGGGGAATCCGCCCAGGAGAACCACAACCCGTGGCAGAACGTTCCTTGCCGGGAATCCCCCTGGGCCTCAAGGTAATCGCCGGTGCTGCGATTGGCCCAGATCAGCCCCCCCTCGGGGTTGAGGAGACTCAGAGAATCGGGGATCCCGTCGAGGAGGGTCTGAAACTCCTGGGAAAGACTCTGGTAACGGGCCCGGCTCTCCAGCAGCTCCGAATCGAGCCGCAGACGTTCCTCCGCATCCCGGGCCCAAATGAGTAAAAATTTCCGCCTGCCGACGCTCTGGAGGGTCCCCCGAATTGCCACGGCGAGTTCTGAGCCGTCCCGGTGGCGCAGGAGCCCGCCTTCGCTGACAATTTCCCCGGCGACCGCCCCCAGGAGAAACCGCCCCAGAGAAAAACCGACGCCGGAAGCCTCGATCTCCTCCCAGGAGAGGGCGAGCAACTCGGGGCGGGTGTAGCCGAGGAAATCGCAGGCGCGCTGATTCACGGCGATGCAGGGACCGCCGACCGTCGTCAGAAAGCAGGCGTCGTCGGAGAGTTCGACCAGGGGCCGCAGGAGAGCGTCGACGGATCCGGATTTTTTTCGTTCCCGCAGTATCCACCCGCTGCCGATCAGGAGGCATGCGACCGTCAACCCGACTAAACAGCTTTCGAAACTCACCGCGTTCACCTTTTCTTTCTGCAGGACGATCTGTCGCCTTCATTTCCTGTCGATGCACAATCCGTTCCGGAAGCGCCCCCAGCCTTTTTCCCCGCCACGCCCCCCCCTCCTGCCCCTTCGGCCCGGATCGGCCAGAAGGGAGCCGAGAACCGGGGGTTTTCGCCCCTGGTGACAAGATCCGCACCCAGGGTGCGCCGGAGACGAATCGGAATCTGCGGTGAGACAATGTTATCTATCTGGCAAATGGTCATATTTTTTGCACCTGGCTTCCTGTCCCTGTCGGCAGGGAGTCAGTCATATTCATCTGTTGTCGCAAAGAGCCGAACAGAAACAACATTCTACATTTTACCCCCCTTGACACCGGATCGGGACGGTCTTATGGTAAGACCAATTGTAACAACATTCAACCCGCAGCGAGATGCCCATGTCCCCGACTTCGACCTTCTGCCAGCGCGCTCTGCACGTCTTCCATCTCGACCCTCTGATGGCATGGTGGAGTCGCCGCGACGCCGCAGCGAAGCGCTCCTGTCCCCTGCACTTCTCCCGCCGCACCCGGCAGCGCGTCGCCTGGAGCCGCTTCGTCTGCGGCATCGGGGCGCAAACCGATATCCTGACGGGAAAAAACCGGCAACGATAACCTCCCGCCGGAGACGTCCCAAGAAAAAAGAGCCTCCTGCAACGGCCATGCGCCGCTGCAGGAGGCTCTCCTGCTTCTCAGGTTTCCCCTGAAAGGGAAAGCCCCGACGGATCAGGACATACCGAACATCGCCCGATACTCTTCCTCGATGAGCATCCCGTGATGATGGGTCGAACTGGCGTTGGCCTCGTAGATGGCCCGGATCGCCGGATCGGCGATCCCCGAGGCCACTTCCCGCAGTTTTTTCTCCAGGGCCTCTTCCTGCTCCATGGCCAGCTCAAGGACCTTGCGCTCGTCGAATCCCCCCATCATGACCTGCTGCAGCGCCGTCCACCACTCGGAAGAGGTGTCGGGAGGGGCCTGCATATAC
This region includes:
- a CDS encoding outer membrane protein is translated as MKRKILGLLATLLASACLASVSFAANVPYLGVQVGGTWVDDADLSDETGTFGEAEFDTGFNVGVTGGVDCGPGRYELELNYRQNDFDKISVPGLVITGLDGDISAISFMANAFWDIPTGSPVTPYLGGGIGVANVSINDLGAPGIGPIADDDDTVFAYQVGAGVAFELNPNMALDLGYRYFATSDPEFTDVDGFKLESEYKTHNASLGLRIMF
- a CDS encoding sigma-54-dependent transcriptional regulator; translation: MSNCTSPPLPILLVDDEVLWTRSLSRMLERSGGYGNLLTCHDSREVMGILAHQPVSLVLLDLTMPHLSGDDLLATIAPEYPDIPVIILTGRDQVDMAVKCMKGGAFDYFVKTVEEERLLAGVQRAIRMQQLQRENQILKTRLGRKDLKFPAAVAAILTGDRQMESLFHYLETVAPTSQPVLITGESGVGKELFARAVHEVGRPGKPWVGLNVAGLDDTIFADTLFGHSRGAFTGADRERPGLVEQARGGTLFLDEIGDLSLNSQVKLLRLLQEGDYYPVGSDRPKRSGARIVLATNVDLTARLASGAFRKDLYYRLRTHHIHIAPLRERSDDISLLLNLFLEEAASEFGKKKPTAPPELSVLLATHPFPGNIRELRAMVFEAVSHHQGRILSTRTFRMAMGLTPNAAAGEPLTPGADGAREGISYGDRLPTLTQGANLLVEEAMRRAQGNQTIAAGMLGISRPALSKRLRNQRQEAASTPR
- a CDS encoding PAS domain-containing sensor histidine kinase, yielding MSFESCLVGLTVACLLIGSGWILRERKKSGSVDALLRPLVELSDDACFLTTVGGPCIAVNQRACDFLGYTRPELLALSWEEIEASGVGFSLGRFLLGAVAGEIVSEGGLLRHRDGSELAVAIRGTLQSVGRRKFLLIWARDAEERLRLDSELLESRARYQSLSQEFQTLLDGIPDSLSLLNPEGGLIWANRSTGDYLEAQGDSRQGTFCHGLWFSWADSPGPLLCPVCESFRSGKPAEALDRTPDGRIWGVKAFPLTDGAGLVTGVIRLSSDITEKFAFREEALRNSRLAALGELAAGVAHEINNPNGLIILNLSLLADVWADAQPILEAHWEKERNFTLGGMEYERMREELPMALKEMEDSAGRIRRIVVDLKDFARQDPQGCKDSFDFNDSVQTAVRLVASTIRTATTVFDCRYGEGLPQLSGSSQRLEQVVINLLLNACQALDAKDRGIFLTTRFDPGRGMNLLEIRDQGRGIAPEHLPHILEPFFTTRRNNGGTGLGLSVSARIVKEHGGTLRYDSTVGEGTTATLSLPVNTKDDADE
- a CDS encoding ferritin family protein; this translates as MTNRASAQAAIRDAIRTEKDAMDFYLYGAEKLSEERARQVFELLAREERQHARMFYQAYTGGDLPPFDEYMQAPPDTSSEWWTALQQVMMGGFDERKVLELAMEQEEALEKKLREVASGIADPAIRAIYEANASSTHHHGMLIEEEYRAMFGMS